A genome region from Arachis duranensis cultivar V14167 chromosome 8, aradu.V14167.gnm2.J7QH, whole genome shotgun sequence includes the following:
- the LOC110274722 gene encoding uncharacterized protein LOC110274722, protein MGRDPCLEFWERGTTLGDDFGGVSTMRIQEECDFFRWADPEADSDDPHVARMKRKVGALKAKVRDIKWKFNVAAMLGIFGWVVLFLGGLFYFASGGRFNLIRGRELHV, encoded by the exons ATGGGGAGAGACCCGTGCTTAGAGTTTTGGGAACGAGGAACAACTCTGGGCGACGATTTTGGGGGTGTGTCTACTATGAGG ATCCAAGAGGAGTGTGATTTTTTTCGATGGGCAGACCCAGAAGCAGACAGTGACGATCCTCATGTTGCAAGGATGAAGAGGAAAGTTGGGGCCCTGAAAGCAAAAGTGAGGGACATTAAGTGGAAGTTCAATGTTGCTGCAATGTTAGGAATTTTTGGGTGGgttgttttatttttgggtGGGTTGTTTTATTTTGCTTCTGGTGGCAGATTTAATTTAATCAGAGGCAGGGAGTTGCATGTGTGA
- the LOC107463281 gene encoding protein HIGH CHLOROPHYLL FLUORESCENCE PHENOTYPE 173, chloroplastic: protein MSSAAAATTANTALYSNTRFSSELLASSINAFSKTHFTTCSNSLRPKRNTRLILVPRASPPSDSAKSTEDSGKRKRKKKSDDGNGGDGEEGEDDDNRLQLSLDDVNPVGLGRKSRQIFDEVWRKFSGLGQISRTSRTDDEETLFIREGPMCEFVIPGAQNTTVLVVGATSRIGRIVVRKLMIRGYLVKALVRKADQEVVDMLPRSVEIVIGDVGDPATLKAAVEGCNKIIYCATARSTITGDLFRVDHLGVYNLCKAFQDYNNKLAQLRAGKSSKSKLVITKFKSPSSLDGWEVRQGTYFQDVVATKYDGGMDAKFEFTENGEAVFSGYVFTRGGFVELSKKLSLPLGSTLDRYEGLVLSVGGNGRSYVLILEAGPLADPSQSKLYFARISTKVGFCRVRVPFSSFRPVQPDDPPLDPFLIHTLTIRFEPRRQKPVEVNAETKQDLRSFKLILEYIKALPTGQETDFVLVSCSGLGIEPSRREQVLKAKRAGEDSLRRSGLGYTIVRPGPLEEEPGGQRALIFDQGNRISQGISCADVADICVKALHDSSARNKSFDVCYEYVAEQGKELYELVAHLPDKANNYLTPALSVLEKNT, encoded by the exons ATGAGTAGCGCCGCGGCGGCAACAACCGCTAACACTGCTCTCTACTCAAACACTAGATTCTCTTCGGAGCTTCTAGCTTCTTCCATCAACGCCTTCTCCAAAACACATTTCACCACGTGCTCTAATTCTCTGAGACCGAAGAGGAACACTCGGTTGATTCTAGTTCCACGGGCTTCTCCTCCTTCCGATTCCGCCAAGAGCACCGAAGACAGCggcaaaagaaaaaggaaaaagaaaagtgaCGACGGCAACGGCGGCGACGGCGAAGAAGGCGAGGATGATGATAACAGATTGCAACTTAGCCTTGACGACGTGAATCCGGTGGGACTGGGAAGGAAATCGCGGCAGATTTTCGATGAGGTTTGGAGGAAATTCTCGGGATTAGGACAGATTTCGAGGACAAGTCGTACGGACGATGAAGAAACTCTGTTCATAAGGGAGGGGCCGATGTGCGAGTTCGTTATTCCCGGTGCACAGAACACTACTGTTCTTGTTGTTGGTGCCACAAGTCGCATAGGCCGCATTGTGGTCCGTAAGCTCATGATCAGAGGTTACCTTGTCAAG GCTTTGGTAAGGAAAGCAGATCAGGAGGTAGTAGACATGCTCCCAAGGTCGGTCGAGATAGTGATTGGGGATGTTGGCGATCCGGCAACCCTCAAGGCTGCTGTAGAAGGCTGTAATAAAATAATCTATTGTGCTACTGCCCGCTCTACCATTACAGGTGATCTCTTCAGAGTTGATCATCTAGGAGTTTATAATCTCTGTAAAGCATTTCAG GATTACAACAATAAATTGGCCCAGTTGCGTGCTGGTAAAAGCAGTAAAAGCAAGCTTGTGATTACCAAATTCAAATCTCCGTCTTCATTGGATGGATGGGAAGTTCGACAAGGAACTTACTTCCAGGATGTAGTTGCCACAAAATATGATGGAGGGATGGATGCTAAGTTTGAGTTCACTGAGAATGGAGAGGCTGTTTTCTCAG GGTATGTCTTCACTAGAGGAGGGTTTGTGGAACTGTCCAAAAAGCTTTCTCTACCTCTAGGTTCCACTCTTGACAG ATATGAGGGTCTGGTTCTTTCTGTTGGTGGAAATGGAAGATCCTATGTATTAATTCTCGAGGCTGGTCCATTGGCGGACCCAAGTCAGAGCAAGTTATATTTTGCAAGAATTAGTACAAAAGTGGGATTTTGTAGG GTTAGAGTACCATTTTCATCATTCCGGCCTGTGCAACCAGACGATCCACCATTGGACCCTTTCCTTATACATACATTGACTATACGCTTTGAGCCTAGAAGACAG AAGCCTGTCGAAGTAAATGCTGAAACAAAACAGGATTTGAGAAGTTTTAAGCTTATATTGGAATATATAAAAGCCTTGCCT ACTGGGCAAGAAACCGATTTTGTTCTAGTTTCATGTTCGGGATTAGGAATTGAACCTTCTAGACGGGAGCAGGTTCTTAAAGCCAAGAGG GCAGGGGAAGACTCCTTAAGAAGATCTGGTCTTGGATACACAATAGTTCGTCCCGGACCCCTCGAG GAGGAGCCTGGTGGGCAGCGTGCTCTAATATTTGACCAAGGAAATAGAATATCTCAG GGCATCAGCTGCGCCGATGTGGCTGATATATGTGTGAAAGCACTACACGATTCATCAGCTAGAAACAAAAGTTTTGAT GTTTGTTATGAGTATGTTGCTGAGCAAGGGAAGGAGCTGTATGAGCTG GTTGCACACTTGCCTGACAAAGCAAATAACTATCTCACTCCAGCACTTTCTGTCTTGGAGAAGAATACCTAA
- the LOC107463325 gene encoding uncharacterized protein LOC107463325, with the protein MQIYGPSLSPHSACSSSLPFLRDYGTSTTTTRRRSTAISCNCSKKNSSSSVQSRRIVSSPLMSGALIGFLTASAVMASVAMAAVDAIGEPAETLSNIPQTLSGECAAEKDCKRGRIQRPKSRKAESCTIKCVTTCIRGGDGSPGEGPLNVRRPLVVFKQGFRTRQYCLVECSDICNLIGDADDGP; encoded by the exons ATGCAAATTTATGGCCCAAGTTTATCGCCCCACTCTGCTTGTAGTTCCTCTTTGCCTTTCCTACGAGATTATGgcacatcaacaacaacaacaagaagaagaagcaccgCCATCAGCTGCAACTGTTCGAAGAAGAATAGTAGTAGCAGTGTCCAAAGCAGAAGAATCGTGAGTTCTCCACTGATGAGCGGAGCACTCATCGGATTCCTAACGGCTTCGGCGGTTATGGCTTCTGTGGCAATGGCGGCAGTTGACGCGATTGGCGAACCGGCGGAGACTCTGTCGAACATACCGCAGACACTTTCCGGTGAGTGCGCGGCGGAGAAAGACTGCAAGAGAGGGAGGATACAGAGACCCAAGTCAAGGAAAGCGGAATCTTGCACAATTAAGTGCGTCACAACTTGCATTCGTGGTGGTGACGGTTCTCCGGGAGAAGGCCCTCTTAACGTTCGAAG GCCTCTGGTTGTTTTCAAGCAAGGTTTTCGAACTCGTCAATACTG TCTGGTGGAATGTTCGGACATTTGTAATTTGATAGGTGATGCCGATGATGGACCTTAA
- the LOC107463326 gene encoding protein CHLOROPLAST VESICULATION — MRTSCFLNLPIPTSNQAPNASLIPIKPPQVSLVKIEGNWKRHVMVGVTIIGLELIINNSLLDHEAFAEEIMKSRVASHNSSLVSSVGSGSGSKWSEKRACPPWHGSSLETIVPENLPRPAARRRYEAVGSQLKTAPPLLVDKTKLRSNNKESCFSM, encoded by the exons atgaGAACGAGTTGTTTCCTCAACCTTCCAATTCCAACTTCAAACCAAGCTCCAAATGCTTCTCTAATCCCCATAAAGCCACCTCAAGTTTCATT GGTGAAAATTGAAGGAAATTGGAAGAGACATGTTATGGTGGGAGTGACAATAATAGGGTTGGAATTGATCATCAATAATTCTTTATTGGATCATGAAGCTTTTGCTGAGGAGATCATGAAAAGTAGAGTGGCATCACATAACTCATCCTTAGTTTCTTCGGTTGGCAGCGGCAGCGGCAGCAAATGGAGTGAAAAAAGGGCATGCCCGCCTTGGCACGGCAGCTCGCTGGAAACCATTGTGCCGGAAAATCTTCCGAGGCCAGCGGCACGGCGGAGGTACGAGGCTGTTGGTTCCCAATTAAAGACTGCGCCACCGCTCTTGGTGGACAAAACTAAACTAAGAAGCAACAACAAAGAGAGTTGCTTCTCTATGTGA